The following coding sequences are from one Nicotiana tabacum cultivar K326 chromosome 1, ASM71507v2, whole genome shotgun sequence window:
- the LOC142162797 gene encoding uncharacterized protein LOC142162797, translated as MIIFPSSDETSLMLIMQVLKAYENASGQLVNKTKSVVYLHHLTDMEVVSKVERIRGIHRNDFPIIYLGCPIFYAKRKLEFYQPLITKVMDKLQSWQGKLLSVGGRAVLISQVLQSMPMHLLSAVNPPNTVGGTSRHWAS; from the exons ATGATTATCTTCCCATCCTCAGATGAAACAtctctgatgctgattatgcaagtGCTGAAGGCATATGAAAATGCATCTGGGCAGCTTGTTAACAAGACCAAATCAGTTGTGTACCTGCATCATTTAACAGACATGGAAGTGGTCAGCAAGGTAGAAAGGATCAGAGGCATTCATAGGAATGATTTCCCTATCATATATCTAGGTTGTCCGATATTTTATGCAAAGAGAAAGCTGGAATTCTATCAGCCCCTAATTACTAAGGTAATGGACAAACTGCAATCATGGCAGGGCAAGTTATTATCAGTAGGGGGCAGGGCAGTTCTCATATCCCAAGTATTGCAAAGCATGCCTATGCATCTACTATCAGCTGTAAACCCTCCAAA CACTGTAGGAGGAACTAGTAGGCATTGGGCTTCATGA